A genomic region of Ranitomeya imitator isolate aRanImi1 unplaced genomic scaffold, aRanImi1.pri SCAFFOLD_1043, whole genome shotgun sequence contains the following coding sequences:
- the LOC138656622 gene encoding olfactory receptor 10A7-like: protein MVCLKPYFEVSCVKLEEVYKANVSFVFFKNLTSVIEFFLVGFQSNQCSVVLLICLLLVVYFGTICGNLLIITLVSTSKNLHTSMYFFLTQLSISDIVLTTDIVPNTLHVLMNNGATITFIYCFTQFYIFGAIEASECFLLTVMSYDRYVAICNPLHYTSIMTSAHCVSLSISTWLLSFGCALILTLTISMLTFCGPHIIDHFFCDTVPLLELACSSTYTMELEIYILSFPTLVIPTTIIIISYINIIVTILRCQSRISRQKAFSTCSSHLTVVSIFYCTLLSVYVFSMGGQTLTISKLLSLMYTVVTPFINPIIYSLRNKEIKNSIQKLINRCMTCIEFI from the exons ATGGTTTGCCTCAAGCCATATTttgaagtttcatgtgtcaagcttGAAGAAGTCTATAAAGCAAATGTGTCTTTCGTTTTTTTT AAAAATCTAACTTCAGTCATCGAGTTTTTCTTGGTCGGATTTCAAAGTAACCAATGTTCAGTAGTGTTACTGATTTGTCTTCTCCTGGTGGTTTACTTTGGGacaatatgtgggaatctcctgatCATCACCCTGGTGTCCACCAGTAAGAACCTTCATACTTCAATGTACTTCTTCCTCACACAATTGTCCATCAGTGACATTGTTTTGACCACAGATATTGTCCCCAACACTCTACATGTTCTCATGAATAATGGCGCGACCATTACTTTTATTTACTGCTTTACTCAGTTTTACATTTTTGGTGCTATAGAAGCATCTGAATGTTTCCTTCTCACGGTGATGTCTTACGACAGATATGTGGCCATTTGTAATCCTCTCCATTACACATCTATCATGACTAGTGCCCATTGTGTAAGTTTGTCCATATCTACGTGGTTACTCAGTTTTGGCTGTGCTCTTATTTTAACCTTAACAATATCGATGTTGACTTTTTGTGGACCACATATCATTGACCATTTTTTTTGCGATACTGTTCCCTTACTGGAACTTGCCTGTTCTTCTACTTATACGATGGAGTTAGAGATCTATATACTGAGTTTTCCTACACTTGTGATCCCAACCACAATTATAATCATCTCTTATATTAATATTATCGTGACTATCCTACGGTGTCAGTCTCGCATCAGTagacagaaagccttctccacctgcagCTCCCACCTCACTGTGGTCTCCATTTTCTACTGTACTCTACTAAGTGTGTATGTTTTCTCGATGGGAGGACAAACATTGACTATTAGTAAACTTCTATCACTGATGTATACTGTAGTTACTCCATTTATTAATCCCATCATATACAGTCTGCGAAATAAGGAAATCAAAAATTCTATTCAAAAACTCATCAATAGATGTATGACATGTATTGAATTTATTTAA